A section of the Shimia isoporae genome encodes:
- a CDS encoding ABC transporter substrate-binding protein, producing the protein MTLKRTLTGAVAAAAMMAGAQAAQAEITVAYFLEWPMPFQYAKQMGTYEEALGTKINWVSFDTGTAMSAAMASGDVQISVSQGVPPFVVAASAGQDIQIVDVAVSYSDNDNCVVASGLEIDKDSAGELAGKKVAVPLGTAAHYGFLSQMNHFGVDVAGMEVVDMAPAEGAAALAQGSLDMACGWGGALRRMKEHGNVLLTGAEKEELGILVFDATTAPASFIAEEGDMLAKFLKVTADANAMWADEANRAKMLPVIAKDAGMDEEGTAATLATFKFPTIDEQLGGAWFGGTAQEFMKGVAGVFVGAGSIPSALDSYDGTVNTGPLEAAKGM; encoded by the coding sequence ATGACATTGAAACGGACTCTGACGGGCGCCGTAGCGGCAGCAGCAATGATGGCTGGTGCGCAGGCTGCCCAAGCGGAAATCACCGTGGCGTACTTCCTCGAATGGCCGATGCCGTTCCAGTATGCGAAGCAAATGGGCACCTATGAAGAAGCTCTGGGTACCAAGATCAACTGGGTGAGCTTTGACACCGGTACCGCGATGAGCGCGGCAATGGCGTCGGGCGATGTACAGATTTCTGTAAGCCAGGGCGTGCCGCCCTTCGTGGTTGCGGCCTCTGCCGGTCAGGATATCCAGATCGTAGACGTTGCGGTTAGCTACTCTGACAACGACAACTGCGTTGTGGCTTCGGGTCTCGAGATCGACAAGGACAGCGCGGGTGAACTGGCTGGCAAGAAAGTGGCCGTGCCGCTGGGTACTGCAGCACACTATGGCTTCCTGAGCCAGATGAACCACTTTGGCGTTGATGTCGCCGGCATGGAAGTTGTGGATATGGCCCCTGCAGAAGGTGCAGCGGCGTTGGCACAGGGTTCGCTGGACATGGCCTGCGGCTGGGGTGGCGCACTGCGCCGCATGAAAGAACACGGCAACGTGCTTCTGACCGGCGCAGAGAAAGAAGAGCTGGGCATTCTGGTGTTTGACGCCACAACCGCGCCGGCTTCTTTCATTGCTGAAGAAGGCGACATGCTTGCCAAGTTCCTGAAAGTAACTGCGGATGCAAACGCGATGTGGGCCGATGAAGCAAACCGCGCGAAAATGCTGCCAGTGATCGCCAAGGACGCGGGTATGGACGAAGAAGGTACAGCCGCGACGCTTGCAACCTTCAAGTTCCCGACCATTGACGAGCAGCTTGGCGGCGCATGGTTCGGTGGCACGGCACAGGAATTCATGAAGGGCGTCGCAGGCGTCTTTGTGGGTGCCGGTTCGATCCCGAGCGCGCTGGACAGCTATGACGGCACCGTGAACACCGGTCCGTTGGAAGCAGCGAAAGGCATGTAA
- a CDS encoding aspartate aminotransferase family protein, translated as MDGTLKENDLSHVVSADKAHVWHHLVQHKPFETSDPRIIIEGKGMRVWDQNGKEYIDAVSGAVWTVNVGYGRERIANAVHANLMKMCYFANAAGNVPGALYAEKLIEKMPGMSRVYYCNSGSEANEKAFKLVRQIAHKKYGGKKTKILYRDRDYHGSTLAAMSAGGQDERNAQYGPFAPDFVRVPHCMEYRKDELGLGHLSGREFGIAAANQIEEVILREGPETVGALCLEPVTAGGGVITPPEGYWERVQEICKEYNVLLHIDEVVCGIGRTGTHWFGYQHYGIKPDFVTMAKGVASGYAAISCMVTTEEVFEMFKSDPSDKLDHFRDISTFGGCTAGPAAALENMAIIEEEGLLENCATMGERMMGNLKALMEKHEVIGDVRGKGLFLGCELVKDRETKEPVDEAQIAAVVGDCGAQGVIIGAANRSVPGRNNVIAFSPALIATAADIDAITDAVDNALTKVFG; from the coding sequence ATGGACGGCACACTGAAAGAGAACGACCTGAGCCACGTGGTGAGCGCCGACAAGGCACACGTCTGGCACCATTTGGTACAGCACAAACCTTTCGAAACCAGTGATCCCCGCATTATCATCGAGGGCAAAGGGATGCGCGTCTGGGATCAAAACGGCAAAGAGTACATTGACGCCGTTTCCGGAGCGGTTTGGACCGTTAATGTCGGCTACGGCCGCGAACGTATCGCCAATGCCGTGCACGCAAACCTTATGAAAATGTGCTATTTCGCAAACGCCGCCGGCAACGTCCCCGGCGCTCTTTATGCCGAAAAGCTGATCGAAAAGATGCCGGGCATGAGCCGCGTCTACTATTGCAACTCGGGTTCCGAGGCCAACGAGAAAGCCTTCAAGCTTGTCCGCCAGATCGCTCACAAAAAATACGGCGGCAAAAAGACCAAGATCCTGTATCGCGACCGTGACTATCACGGCTCGACCCTTGCGGCGATGTCCGCAGGCGGTCAGGACGAACGGAACGCGCAATATGGCCCCTTCGCGCCGGACTTCGTACGCGTGCCGCACTGCATGGAGTATCGCAAGGACGAACTCGGACTCGGGCATTTGTCCGGTCGTGAATTCGGCATCGCCGCGGCAAACCAGATCGAGGAAGTAATCCTCCGCGAAGGTCCAGAAACTGTTGGAGCCCTGTGTCTGGAGCCCGTAACGGCAGGCGGCGGCGTTATCACTCCGCCCGAAGGATATTGGGAACGCGTGCAGGAAATCTGCAAAGAATACAATGTACTGCTTCACATCGACGAGGTCGTCTGTGGCATCGGGCGCACTGGAACCCACTGGTTCGGGTATCAGCACTACGGTATCAAACCGGATTTCGTCACGATGGCCAAAGGCGTGGCCTCCGGTTATGCCGCGATCTCTTGCATGGTGACCACCGAAGAGGTCTTCGAGATGTTCAAATCCGACCCGTCGGACAAGCTGGACCACTTCCGCGACATCTCTACATTCGGCGGCTGTACGGCAGGGCCCGCGGCGGCGCTGGAGAACATGGCGATCATCGAAGAAGAGGGTCTGCTGGAAAACTGCGCGACAATGGGCGAGCGCATGATGGGCAACCTCAAAGCCTTGATGGAGAAGCACGAGGTCATCGGCGACGTGCGGGGCAAAGGTCTGTTCCTCGGGTGTGAACTGGTCAAAGATCGCGAAACCAAAGAACCCGTGGACGAAGCCCAGATCGCAGCCGTTGTTGGCGACTGTGGCGCTCAGGGTGTCATTATCGGCGCAGCCAACCGCTCTGTCCCCGGTCGGAACAACGTCATCGCCTTCTCACCGGCCCTGATTGCAACCGCTGCGGACATCGATGCAATCACCGACGCCGTCGACAACGCGCTGACCAAAGTGTTCGGATAA
- a CDS encoding PLP-dependent aminotransferase family protein, whose translation MAISVETFFLSPGFQGTLQAQIQQLIAEGILSGRFRRGEKLPSSRKLATHLGVSRITVTLAYTELLANDYLTSRGRSGYYVSDNAPVPPSFTPPKHREDSIDWTRALGRRYTGGDTPEKPQDWATYRFPFVYGQTDPSLFDHTNWRLCALQALGQKDFTALTSDYYDQDDPRLVEFIARNTLPRRGIIARPEEILITLGAQNALWIAAQILLTQRRTAAIENPCYHALRDILNQSRCHVEPVNVDPDGLNPAEIPAETDVIFTTPSHQCPTTATMPLLRRNALLERAREIDALIVEDDYEFEMSFGDSPSPALKSLDTEGRVIYVGSFSKSLFPGLRLGYLVGSESFIREARALRASVLRHPPGHIQRTAAYFLSLGHYDALIRRLRKTLKHRRGVMQDAIKEHGLTIAGADAFGGSSFWMQSNRNLNSHELAHKLQNESVLIEPGQSFFATANPPQNFYRLGYSSIPAERIPEGIARIARIQNSL comes from the coding sequence ATGGCGATTTCAGTCGAAACCTTCTTCCTCTCTCCTGGCTTTCAGGGCACCCTTCAGGCCCAAATCCAACAATTGATCGCAGAAGGCATTCTGTCTGGCCGCTTCCGGAGAGGTGAGAAACTGCCGTCGTCGCGCAAGCTTGCGACACACCTGGGCGTCAGCCGCATCACTGTGACCCTCGCATATACCGAACTTCTTGCGAACGATTACCTGACCTCACGCGGCCGCTCCGGCTACTACGTATCCGACAACGCTCCGGTGCCACCATCTTTCACACCTCCGAAACACCGCGAAGACAGCATCGACTGGACCCGCGCACTTGGCAGGCGCTACACCGGCGGAGACACCCCTGAAAAACCTCAAGACTGGGCGACCTATCGCTTCCCTTTTGTATACGGCCAAACCGACCCTTCGCTTTTCGATCACACCAATTGGCGGCTCTGCGCCCTTCAGGCTCTCGGCCAGAAAGACTTCACCGCACTGACATCGGACTACTATGATCAGGACGATCCGCGTCTGGTGGAATTCATTGCGCGCAACACGCTTCCACGACGCGGCATCATCGCCCGACCCGAAGAGATTCTCATCACGCTCGGCGCGCAAAATGCACTCTGGATCGCCGCTCAGATCCTTTTGACCCAACGCCGTACGGCCGCGATCGAAAACCCCTGCTATCACGCCCTGCGGGACATTCTGAATCAGTCCCGCTGTCACGTAGAGCCTGTAAATGTTGACCCTGACGGTCTCAACCCTGCTGAAATACCGGCCGAAACCGACGTGATCTTTACCACGCCAAGCCACCAATGCCCCACCACAGCGACGATGCCTTTGCTACGCCGCAACGCCCTGTTGGAACGCGCCAGAGAAATCGACGCGCTGATCGTTGAAGACGACTACGAATTCGAAATGTCCTTCGGAGATTCTCCTTCTCCAGCCCTCAAATCCCTCGATACAGAAGGCCGCGTGATCTATGTCGGCAGCTTTTCCAAGTCGCTCTTTCCTGGCTTGCGACTTGGGTATCTCGTCGGGTCAGAGTCTTTCATCCGCGAAGCCCGAGCACTCCGCGCCTCCGTCTTGCGCCATCCTCCGGGCCACATCCAGCGCACTGCGGCCTACTTCCTGTCACTCGGACATTACGACGCCCTGATCCGCCGACTGCGTAAAACGCTCAAGCACCGCCGCGGGGTAATGCAGGACGCCATCAAGGAGCATGGTTTGACAATTGCGGGGGCTGACGCGTTCGGTGGCTCTTCTTTCTGGATGCAATCGAACCGAAACTTGAACTCGCACGAACTCGCCCATAAGCTGCAAAACGAAAGCGTTTTGATCGAACCGGGGCAGTCTTTCTTTGCCACCGCCAATCCGCCGCAGAATTTCTATCGCCTCGGCTATAGCTCTATTCCGGCGGAACGTATCCCTGAAGGGATTGCCCGTATCGCCAGAATCCAGAACAGCCTCTGA
- the xsc gene encoding sulfoacetaldehyde acetyltransferase — translation MKMTTEEAFVKVLQRHGIEHAFGIIGSAMMPISDLFPTAGIMFWDCAHEGSAGMMSDGYTRATGKMSMMIAQNGPGITNFVTAVKTAYWNHTPLLLVTPQAANKTIGQGGFQEVEQMALFKDMVAYQEEVRDPSRVAEVLTRVIAQAKRLCGPAQLNIPRDMWTQVIDIDLPEPIEFEASSGGSSSVADAAALLSEAKNPVILNGAGVVLSQGGISASIALAERLDAPVCVGYQHNDAFPGNHPLFAGPLGYNGSKAGMELIKEADVVLALGTRLNPFSTLPGYGMEYWPADAKIIQVDINPNRIGLTKKVSVGIVGDAAKVATGILEQLADGAGDTGRAERKAHIAKTKSTWAQQLSSMDHEDDDPGTTWNERARADKPDWMSPRMAWRAIQSALPREAIISSDIGNNCAIGNAYPSFEEGRKYLAPGLFGPCGYGLPAIVGAKIGQPDVPVVGFAGDGAFGIAVNELTAIGRGEWPAITQIVFRNYQWGAEKRNSTLWFDDNFVGTELDTQVSYAGIAQACGLQGVVARTMDELTAALNKAIDDQMNHGKTTLIEAMINQELGEPFRRDAMKKPVSVAGIDAADMVPQTGS, via the coding sequence ATGAAAATGACCACAGAAGAGGCGTTCGTAAAAGTCCTGCAGCGCCACGGCATCGAACATGCCTTTGGAATCATCGGCTCGGCAATGATGCCAATCTCCGACCTCTTCCCCACAGCGGGCATCATGTTCTGGGACTGCGCCCACGAAGGCTCCGCTGGCATGATGAGCGACGGCTACACCCGTGCCACCGGCAAAATGTCGATGATGATCGCTCAGAACGGCCCGGGCATCACGAACTTCGTAACCGCCGTCAAAACCGCATACTGGAACCACACTCCGCTGCTTCTCGTGACCCCGCAGGCCGCGAACAAGACCATCGGTCAGGGTGGCTTTCAGGAAGTCGAGCAGATGGCTCTCTTCAAGGACATGGTCGCTTACCAGGAAGAAGTGCGCGATCCCTCCCGCGTGGCGGAAGTTCTGACCCGCGTTATCGCTCAAGCCAAACGCCTTTGCGGTCCCGCCCAGCTCAATATCCCGCGCGATATGTGGACACAGGTCATCGACATCGATCTGCCCGAACCAATCGAGTTTGAAGCCTCCTCCGGTGGCAGCTCGTCCGTTGCCGACGCAGCTGCCTTGCTGTCCGAAGCCAAGAACCCTGTCATCCTGAACGGCGCTGGCGTTGTCTTGTCCCAAGGCGGCATCTCCGCCTCGATCGCATTGGCCGAACGCCTCGATGCGCCGGTCTGCGTTGGCTACCAACACAACGATGCCTTCCCGGGCAACCACCCGCTATTTGCCGGACCTCTTGGTTACAACGGCTCCAAGGCAGGCATGGAGCTCATCAAGGAAGCCGATGTCGTTCTGGCTCTCGGAACCCGTCTGAACCCCTTCTCCACGCTGCCCGGCTACGGCATGGAGTACTGGCCGGCTGACGCGAAGATCATTCAGGTGGACATCAACCCTAACCGCATTGGTCTGACCAAGAAGGTTTCTGTCGGCATCGTGGGTGATGCGGCCAAGGTTGCAACCGGCATCCTAGAACAACTGGCTGACGGTGCCGGTGACACGGGTCGCGCCGAACGCAAAGCCCATATCGCCAAGACCAAATCCACATGGGCCCAACAACTGAGCTCAATGGACCACGAAGATGACGATCCGGGCACGACCTGGAACGAACGTGCCCGCGCCGACAAGCCCGACTGGATGTCGCCGCGCATGGCTTGGCGTGCAATCCAGTCTGCCCTGCCACGCGAAGCGATCATCTCCTCTGACATTGGCAACAACTGCGCAATCGGCAACGCATATCCATCTTTCGAAGAAGGTCGAAAGTACCTCGCACCGGGTCTCTTCGGCCCCTGTGGCTACGGCCTTCCTGCCATTGTCGGCGCCAAAATCGGTCAACCTGATGTACCGGTGGTTGGCTTTGCCGGCGACGGGGCCTTCGGGATCGCGGTAAACGAACTGACTGCGATCGGTCGTGGAGAATGGCCAGCAATCACCCAAATCGTTTTCCGTAACTATCAGTGGGGCGCGGAAAAGCGGAATTCCACACTCTGGTTTGATGACAACTTTGTCGGCACCGAGCTGGACACTCAGGTTTCTTATGCCGGCATCGCACAGGCCTGCGGCCTGCAAGGTGTGGTGGCCCGCACCATGGACGAACTGACAGCCGCCCTTAACAAGGCCATCGACGACCAGATGAACCACGGCAAAACCACGCTGATCGAAGCCATGATCAACCAGGAACTTGGCGAACCATTCCGTCGTGACGCAATGAAGAAGCCTGTTTCCGTCGCAGGCATCGACGCCGCCGACATGGTTCCCCAGACCGGAAGCTGA
- the pta gene encoding phosphate acetyltransferase, which translates to MQPLRQILGAASGSDKVIALAEGDDPRVVEAALMIRDEAVARVLLVGDPVKIADHLAAHNTTPQAVAGSIDIHDPDDTPHFEEFRDTLVTLRAHKGMTPEKASTEVRNRLTYAALLVQTGRAHGTVGGAVETTSDTVRTALQIIGKAPEAAMVSSFFFMLYCKEHHTVKGAHIFADCGLVVDPDANEMAEIARASAASYRALTGETPRVAMLSFSTAGSADHPKVSKVVAATHLAKVADPELIIDGELQFDAAFVPEVAASKASKSALGGAANVFVFPSLNAGNLGYKIAQRVGGATAVGPVLQGLAKPANDLSRGCSAEDILHMVAVTVAQSDALDRSENASGVSA; encoded by the coding sequence TTGCAGCCGCTCCGCCAAATACTTGGTGCCGCCAGCGGCTCTGACAAAGTCATCGCCCTCGCCGAGGGCGATGATCCTCGCGTGGTCGAAGCCGCGCTGATGATCCGCGATGAGGCCGTTGCCCGCGTCCTCCTTGTGGGCGATCCGGTAAAGATCGCGGATCACCTCGCGGCCCACAACACCACACCACAGGCGGTCGCAGGCTCAATCGACATTCACGACCCTGACGACACGCCGCACTTTGAAGAATTCCGCGACACGCTTGTCACCCTGCGTGCACACAAGGGCATGACGCCCGAAAAAGCCTCAACCGAAGTCCGCAACCGGCTGACTTATGCGGCTCTGCTGGTACAAACCGGACGGGCCCACGGCACGGTCGGCGGTGCAGTCGAGACAACGTCCGACACAGTTCGCACCGCACTTCAGATCATTGGCAAGGCCCCCGAGGCAGCAATGGTCTCTTCCTTTTTCTTCATGCTCTATTGCAAAGAGCACCACACCGTAAAAGGTGCACACATCTTCGCCGACTGCGGCCTGGTGGTCGATCCCGATGCCAACGAGATGGCGGAAATCGCACGCGCTTCCGCAGCGTCCTACCGCGCGTTGACAGGCGAAACGCCACGCGTTGCTATGTTGTCTTTCTCCACAGCCGGAAGTGCCGACCACCCCAAAGTGTCCAAGGTCGTGGCCGCAACCCATTTGGCCAAAGTGGCAGACCCGGAACTCATCATTGATGGCGAACTGCAGTTCGATGCAGCCTTCGTGCCCGAAGTCGCCGCTTCGAAGGCGAGCAAATCTGCCCTTGGCGGCGCCGCAAATGTCTTTGTGTTCCCAAGCCTGAACGCTGGCAACCTTGGCTACAAAATCGCGCAGCGCGTGGGCGGTGCGACCGCTGTCGGTCCTGTCCTGCAAGGGTTGGCAAAACCCGCAAACGACCTGTCCCGCGGCTGCTCCGCCGAAGATATCCTGCACATGGTCGCCGTCACAGTCGCCCAGTCAGACGCGCTGGACCGTTCCGAAAACGCGTCAGGGGTCAGCGCATGA
- a CDS encoding phosphate acyltransferase yields the protein MKFMDALSAKVAAKNARVVFPESKEPRTAEAMRALDRDGLCRPVVLGENTESYVQALMDTRGMKEGIARRLVDKPLYRAAAMVAAGEADAMTAGAVAPTRRVIEAASMAIGLAEGVSVPSSFFLMNFPDDRSLIFADCGLTVDPDAAALAAIAKASARSGEALLGEARVALLSFSTGTSGAGASVDKVREAAQISGFTGPVQGDAALIPEVAERKGAGAGDANVLIFPNLDAGNIAYKLAVALGGAQALGPILQGFRKPVCDLSRGASAQDIVAATVVTLALG from the coding sequence ATGAAGTTTATGGATGCGCTGTCGGCCAAGGTGGCAGCGAAAAACGCACGGGTCGTGTTTCCCGAGTCCAAGGAACCGCGCACGGCAGAGGCTATGCGGGCGCTGGATCGGGACGGGTTGTGCCGGCCGGTGGTTCTCGGCGAAAACACCGAAAGTTACGTGCAGGCGCTGATGGATACGCGCGGCATGAAGGAAGGGATTGCCCGCCGACTGGTGGACAAGCCGCTTTACCGTGCGGCGGCGATGGTGGCCGCCGGCGAGGCGGACGCGATGACAGCCGGCGCTGTGGCGCCAACGCGGCGCGTCATCGAAGCGGCGTCCATGGCCATCGGTCTGGCTGAAGGGGTCAGTGTCCCTTCGTCCTTCTTCCTTATGAATTTTCCCGACGATCGTTCGCTGATCTTTGCTGATTGCGGCCTGACCGTCGATCCGGATGCCGCAGCTCTGGCGGCGATAGCCAAGGCTTCCGCGCGTAGCGGTGAAGCGCTTTTGGGCGAAGCGCGCGTTGCCTTGTTGTCCTTTTCCACGGGTACAAGCGGTGCCGGTGCGAGCGTGGACAAGGTTCGCGAGGCTGCCCAGATCAGTGGTTTCACCGGTCCGGTTCAGGGCGATGCGGCCCTGATACCCGAAGTTGCTGAACGCAAGGGTGCCGGGGCGGGCGATGCCAATGTTCTGATCTTCCCCAATCTGGATGCTGGCAATATTGCCTACAAACTGGCCGTCGCCTTGGGCGGCGCGCAGGCGCTGGGGCCGATCTTGCAGGGATTCAGAAAACCGGTCTGTGATCTGAGCCGTGGCGCCAGTGCACAGGACATTGTGGCAGCCACCGTGGTCACGTTGGCGCTTGGTTAA
- a CDS encoding citrate/2-methylcitrate synthase: MTENVKINRGLKGIYFERSGVSHIDGAKGELSYRGYSIHDLATQSTFEEVCYLLIHGELPTEAELTAFDAALKAARELPEQVYDIIRATKDGHPMDVLRTAVSALAALEENSQKVGHDAFLANGLRLTSQVPMIIAAHENIRNGREPVPADKTLSHAANWLWMLKGEKPSEDAARLADVDFILHAEHGANASSFAARVTVGTEANLHGGIVTALATLAGPAHGGAAEDVMKMVHEIGKPENAADYVKAKRKNREAVTGFGHRVYRAEDPRARHMRDGVKKLGEEMGAPEWYEILQGVVDAMKPYARHGLNVNVDFYSGVIYQLHGIPMDLYVPIFAIGRMPGWIIQCMDQQDSNILIRPLTLYNGPDMRAYTPMAERG, from the coding sequence GTGACCGAAAACGTCAAGATCAACCGCGGCCTCAAGGGCATTTATTTCGAACGTTCCGGCGTCAGCCACATCGACGGCGCCAAAGGCGAGTTGTCCTACCGCGGCTATTCGATCCACGATCTCGCAACACAATCGACCTTCGAGGAAGTCTGCTATCTGCTTATCCACGGCGAACTGCCAACGGAAGCCGAACTCACCGCATTTGACGCAGCGCTCAAAGCAGCGCGCGAACTGCCGGAGCAGGTCTATGACATCATTCGCGCCACCAAAGATGGGCATCCAATGGATGTACTGCGCACCGCTGTTTCTGCACTCGCCGCGCTGGAGGAAAACAGCCAGAAAGTCGGCCATGACGCCTTTCTCGCCAACGGCCTGCGTCTGACCTCACAGGTTCCAATGATCATCGCCGCGCATGAAAACATCCGAAACGGACGCGAACCGGTGCCTGCGGACAAAACCCTCAGCCACGCCGCCAACTGGCTCTGGATGCTCAAAGGGGAAAAACCTTCGGAAGACGCCGCCCGGCTTGCGGATGTCGACTTCATCCTGCACGCCGAACACGGTGCCAACGCGTCGTCCTTCGCTGCCCGCGTTACAGTCGGCACAGAGGCCAACCTGCACGGTGGCATTGTCACGGCACTCGCAACGCTGGCAGGCCCGGCGCATGGCGGGGCTGCAGAAGACGTGATGAAAATGGTGCACGAGATCGGCAAACCCGAAAACGCCGCCGACTACGTGAAGGCCAAGCGTAAAAACCGAGAGGCCGTGACCGGCTTTGGCCACCGCGTCTACCGCGCCGAGGATCCGCGCGCGCGGCACATGCGCGATGGCGTGAAAAAGCTCGGCGAAGAAATGGGCGCGCCGGAATGGTACGAAATTCTTCAGGGCGTCGTCGATGCCATGAAGCCCTACGCCCGCCATGGCCTTAACGTGAATGTCGATTTCTACTCGGGCGTGATCTACCAGTTACACGGCATCCCCATGGACCTCTATGTGCCGATTTTTGCCATCGGTCGCATGCCCGGCTGGATCATCCAGTGCATGGACCAACAGGACAGCAATATCCTGATCCGTCCATTGACGCTGTACAATGGGCCTGACATGCGCGCCTACACCCCAATGGCCGAGCGCGGATGA
- a CDS encoding sulfite exporter TauE/SafE family protein, translated as MIDALALPTEHYLWLALICFVAGMVRGFSGFALSAVVMAAGVIFLPPIALIPILWFQEMTASLLMVRGGWKEANRRTVTGLVLGSAIGVPIGLTLTQSLPVDTSKLLALSVIVLLAATQLAKLRLPFLATRAGLWGSGVLAGIATGLAHVGGMVVALYVLASNAPAREMRASLVLFLFASSLISLMTYLIFDVMTAQSALRGLALAPASALGVIAGKTMFRPAWEPYYKPFCLSLLIALATLGILRQSIGA; from the coding sequence ATGATCGACGCACTCGCCCTGCCGACCGAGCACTACCTGTGGCTCGCGCTCATCTGCTTTGTCGCAGGTATGGTGCGCGGGTTCTCCGGTTTTGCGTTGTCGGCAGTGGTGATGGCGGCAGGTGTTATCTTTCTGCCGCCAATCGCACTGATCCCGATCCTTTGGTTTCAGGAAATGACAGCTTCGTTGCTGATGGTTCGCGGCGGTTGGAAAGAGGCCAATCGGCGCACTGTAACCGGACTTGTTCTAGGTTCGGCAATCGGTGTGCCCATCGGCCTGACGCTGACACAATCCCTACCCGTAGACACGTCCAAACTGCTGGCACTCAGTGTGATCGTCTTACTTGCGGCCACCCAGCTTGCAAAATTGCGCCTGCCGTTTCTTGCCACCCGTGCAGGTCTCTGGGGGTCTGGCGTGCTCGCGGGCATCGCGACCGGTCTGGCCCATGTAGGTGGCATGGTGGTCGCTCTCTATGTGCTTGCCTCGAACGCGCCCGCCCGCGAAATGCGTGCTTCCCTCGTTTTGTTCCTGTTTGCCTCTTCGCTCATCTCCCTCATGACCTATCTGATCTTCGATGTCATGACCGCCCAATCCGCCCTGCGCGGCCTCGCTCTGGCACCAGCCTCCGCTCTTGGCGTGATCGCTGGCAAGACCATGTTCCGCCCCGCGTGGGAGCCCTACTACAAACCCTTTTGCCTCAGCCTCCTGATCGCACTCGCCACACTCGGCATTCTGCGCCAGAGCATCGGGGCCTGA